From a single Eremothecium sinecaudum strain ATCC 58844 chromosome III, complete sequence genomic region:
- the IDP1 gene encoding isocitrate dehydrogenase (NADP(+)) IDP1 (Syntenic homolog of Ashbya gossypii AER061C; Syntenic homolog of Saccharomyces cerevisiae YDL066W (IDP1)), translating to MLYLRSFSQCRSFSKIHVKTPVVEIDGDEMARVMWHHIRESLILPHLDVKLEYYDLGIKVRDGTGDRITVDAANAIKKYGVGVKCATITPDEERMKEFNLTRMWRSPNGTIRNILGGTVFREPIVIPRIPRLVPGWEKPIVIGRHAHGDQYRATETKVPGAGTIELVYKPKDGSSPQTLEVHAFDAPGIAMAMYNTDASIRDFAHSSFRTALSKKLDLFLATKNTILKTYDGRFRDIFSEIYEKDYAAEMKSLGIKYEHRLIDDMVAQMMKSSGGFVLALKNYDGDVQSDIVAQGFGSLGLMTSTLVTPDGSAFESEAAHGTVTRHFRQHQKGLQTSTNPIASIFAWSRGIARRGVVDGSQDVVNFAQALEDATVGVVQEEGIMTKDLALVCGRNEPEAYVNTTEFISAVERKLAETIAMHKN from the coding sequence ATGTTATACTTAAGGTCCTTTTCGCAATGCAGGTCTTTCTCTAAAATCCATGTTAAAACTCCAGTGGTAGAAATTGATGGAGATGAAATGGCGCGCGTTATGTGGCATCACATCCGTGAAAGCTTAATTCTACCACACCTAGACGTTAAGCTAGAGTATTATGATCTTGGAATTAAGGTAAGAGATGGCACGGGAGACCGTATAACTGTAGATGCAGCTAATGCCATCAAGAAATATGGGGTAGGAGTGAAGTGTGCTACCATCACTCCAGACGAGGAAAGAATGAAGGAGTTCAACCTAACCCGCATGTGGAGGTCACCCAATGGTACTATTCGTAATATTCTTGGGGGTACTGTGTTCCGTGAGCCAATTGTCATTCCACGGATTCCACGCCTTGTACCTGGGTGGGAAAAACCTATTGTCATCGGTAGACATGCGCACGGGGACCAATATCGCGCAACGGAGACAAAGGTGCCAGGTGCCGGTACTATAGAATTGGTTTACAAGCCTAAGGATGGCTCTTCACCTCAAACCCTTGAAGTTCATGCTTTTGACGCTCCGGGCATTGCAATGGCTATGTATAATACCGATGCCTCAATTCGTGATTTCGCCCACTCATCTTTCCGGACTGCATTAAGCAAGAAGCTAGACCTTTTCTTAGCTACTAAGAATACTATTTTAAAAACTTACGATGGTCGTTTCCGTGACATCTTCAGTGAAATCTACGAGAAAGATTATGCCGCTGAAATGAAATCTCTTGGAATAAAGTATGAGCACAGGTTAATTGACGATATGGTAGCACAAATGATGAAGTCCTCTGGTGGATTTGTTCTCGCTCTTAAGAACTACGATGGTGATGTGCAATCAGACATTGTAGCACAAGGTTTTGGCTCACTTGGGTTGATGACATCGACTTTAGTCACACCCGACGGGTCCGCTTTTGAGAGTGAAGCCGCCCATGGTACTGTGACTCGTCACTTTAGACAGCATCAAAAAGGACTACAAACGTCTACCAATCCAATTGCCTCCATTTTTGCTTGGTCTCGTGGAATTGCTAGACGTGGTGTAGTGGACGGTTCTCAAGATGTTGTCAATTTTGCTCAGGCACTAGAAGATGCAACTGTAGGTGTCGTACAAGAAGAAGGTATAATGACTAAAGATCTCGCATTAGTTTGTGGACGTAATGAACCTGAGGCTTACGTGAATACAACGGAATTCATATCCGCAGTGGAGAGGAAATTAGCAGAGACTATTGCTATGCACAAGAATTAG
- the COX8 gene encoding cytochrome c oxidase subunit VIII (Syntenic homolog of Ashbya gossypii AER062C; Syntenic homolog of Saccharomyces cerevisiae YLR395C (COX8)): MFQQITRLASRRAFSSTVKRQVHFKEGIYSNLPVKIHNRKIPYAFIHFSFFAVGFLFPFFSAYVQLRKAGVN, from the coding sequence ATGTTTCAACAAATTACTAGACTAGCAAGCAGAAGAGCTTTCTCTTCCACAGTCAAAAGACAAGTACACTTCAAGGAGGGTATTTACTCTAACTTACCTGTTAAGATTCACAACAGAAAGATTCCTTACGCTTTCATCCATTTTAGTTTCTTTGCAGTGGGTTTCCTATTCCCATTCTTCTCTGCATACGTACAACTAAGAAAGGCTGGTGTTAACTAG
- the COX9 gene encoding cytochrome c oxidase subunit VIIa (Syntenic homolog of Ashbya gossypii AER063W; Syntenic homolog of Saccharomyces cerevisiae YDL067C (COX9)): MSPIAPITGTLKKKIIFDISVGFTIGGVLGAAWWWGFHVPKVNKREDYYAKLAKEKAAEQ, encoded by the coding sequence ATGTCACCTATCGCTCCAATTACTGGTACCttgaaaaagaagattatTTTTGACATCTCTGTCGGTTTCACTATTGGAGGTGTTCTTGGTGCTGCTTGGTGGTGGGGTTTCCACGTTCCTAAAGTCAACAAGAGAGAAGACTACTATGCTAAGTTGGCTAAGGAAAAAGCTGCAGAGCAGTAA
- the VPS33 gene encoding tethering complex ATP-binding subunit VPS33 (Syntenic homolog of Ashbya gossypii AER064C; Syntenic homolog of Saccharomyces cerevisiae YLR396C (VPS33)), translating to MGIDFNTRNLTQVLRGNLFEQLNACTSSEPIVLLIQPSLLPLVNCVSSFSHLIQKTRVNLIVTLDEESTIHLRGVDLSLSKLVALIDVRTDLIVPESLGGTLQELELTVIDLVYATWNNLRENSEAVIFPNHIQLQLPDVSINLHPWYMLPICHLDDNLLNCNTLYTSDNQNLYYPKTASLAETTRTVLVSHMVQSLASICEESDITITHSISLGPHSKKVVEQLRDQLLSTETYDAQFQREMLYGKKHSGLQTNLIVIERSIDPVTPLLSQLTYSGTLNDIFGFSLDTKLKELKNNDILEESAKNTEISLDYTLDNVWNELKFINFGAVGTKLNNWAKELKEQYDSRHQVETVGEIKQFVDSLGELQNRQRLLKLHTGISSKIMEMVNEQDNFQNLLDIEQNFCMNNFDNKVSYEKILDLMYSNAPQDVVLRLCCLLSITKNGIRDKDYLTLKTEISDTFGVQALIQLERLRSYGYFLNKTVFTELTPIKDFHTLSSWYDMYPQLDKTIDPLNPKEPTFSLCGIIPLSVRLIESMYDRSVSLKHYSSQQPFVISRTPSLAKLEQLFESQFGKQTISELVWDQSAESKTRIIGSPDREVDLVLLVYLGGVTLSEVATIKFIQETLRSKNINKRFVIITDGLISSKTIPQL from the coding sequence ATGGGAATTGATTTCAATACTAGAAATCTCACGCAAGTATTGCGAGGCAATTTGTTTGAGCAACTAAATGCTTGCACATCCTCAGAACCTATAGTTCTTCTGATTCAGCCATCATTACTACCATTAGTAAATTGTGTTAGTTCCTTTAGTCACTTAATACAGAAAACAAGAGTTAATCTAATTGTCACTTTAGATGAGGAGTCTACTATACACTTACGGGGTGTTGATTTAAGTCTATCGAAATTAGTTGCACTAATTGATGTTAGAACTGATTTAATAGTACCTGAGAGCTTGGGCGGTACGCTTCAAGAATTAGAGCTAACAGTGATAGATTTAGTTTACGCGACGTGGAATAATTTAAGGGAGAATAGTGAAGCGGTTATTTTCCCAAATCATATCCAGCTACAATTACCGGATGTTTCAATTAACCTTCATCCCTGGTATATGCTTCCAATATGTCATCTAGATGATAATCTTCTGAATTGCAATACTTTATACACTTCAGATAATCAGAATCTTTACTACCCGAAAACAGCATCGCTTGCAGAGACAACTAGAACTGTTCTAGTCAGTCATATGGTGCAAAGTCTAGCTTCAATTTGCGAAGAAAGTGATATTACAATTACGCATTCTATTTCTCTTGGACCACACTCTAAGAAGGTAGTCGAACAGTTACGTGATCAGTTGTTAAGCACGGAAACATATGACGCGCAGTTTCAGAGGGAGATGTTGTACGGGAAAAAGCATAGTGGACTACAAACTAATCTTATAGTAATAGAAAGATCAATTGATCCTGTAACACCACTGCTTTCGCAATTAACGTATTCAGGTACTCTTAACGATATATTTGGGTTCTCTTTGGATACGAAGCTTAAGGAGCTGAAGAATAATGACATTTTAGAGGAATCAGCTAAAAATACCGAGATTTCTCTCGATTATACCCTAGATAATGTTTGGAATGAGCTGAAATTTATCAATTTTGGTGCAGTAGGTACCAAGCTTAACAATTGGGCCAAGGAATTAAAAGAACAGTATGATTCAAGGCATCAAGTGGAGACTGTAGGCGAAATAAAGCAGTTTGTGGATAGCTTGGGTGAGCTTCAAAATAGACAGAGGCTACTCAAATTACATACGGGGATATCCAGCAAAATTATGGAAATGGTTAATGAACAAGATAACTTCCAGAATCTACTGGATATCGAACAAAACTTTTGCATGAATAACTTCGACAACAAAGTAAGTTATGAGAAGATTTTAGATTTAATGTATTCTAATGCACCACAGGATGTTGTGCTAAGACTGTGTTGCTTATTATCCATTACCAAGAATGGAATTAGGGACAAGGATTATCTCACGTTGAAAACAGAAATCTCAGACACTTTTGGAGTGCAAGCTTTGATTCAATTAGAGCGCTTACGCTCATATGGCTATTTTCTTAATAAAACTGTATTCACAGAACTCACTCCAATTAAAGACTTCCATACCTTAAGCTCCTGGTATGATATGTATCCTCAACTAGACAAAACAATTGACCCCCTAAATCCCAAGGAACCGACTTTTTCCTTGTGTGGTATCATTCCTTTAAGTGTTCGGCTAATAGAAAGCATGTATGATAGGTCGGTTTCATTGAAACACTACTCATCCCAGCAACCATTCGTCATATCCCGAACCCCTTCATTAGCAAAGTTGGAGCAGCTATTTGAGTCTCAATTCGGCAAACAAACTATCTCAGAACTTGTGTGGGACCAATCGGCAGAAAGTAAGACAAGAATCATTGGTTCACCTGACAGGGAAGTTGACTTAGTACTCCTTGTGTACCTCGGAGGTGTGACACTGTCTGAGGTTGCTACAATAAAATTCATTCAGGAAACACTACGCTCCAAAAACATCAATAAGAGGTTCGTTATTATTACTGACGGTCTAATAAGCTCTAAAACAATTCCTCAGCTATAA
- the AFG2 gene encoding AAA family ATPase AFG2 (Syntenic homolog of Ashbya gossypii AER065C; Syntenic homolog of Saccharomyces cerevisiae YLR397C (AFG2)), producing the protein MVAKPGSSSSGASSKKKVSDSGESRKSSSKSSVPTVFITRPITENAENSYSNIIIHPSVIAELGLVPGGICIVSKEGQRGVAAIVKSSDTLQRPDVIQLAAPLRSVGGILLGDRVYLKKVISQPTYATTVTVGTVGGEEIGARDGKIVQKLLNSAGVIMPGMVFDSVLLDNGTLADIIITDLDDDNTISETFAQLDINRKKNPTVDSIYLSNVGIFRKDKTQLFYTSDTEAHRKYRLPMKLGYSSVGGLASEIQKLKETIEAPLYDYEFYQECGVQPPRGILLHGPPGTGKTMLLRCVANESNAHTLIINGPSITSKYLGETEEKLRAIFDEAREFQPSIVLIDELDSIAPNRDNDDSGEAESRVVATLLTLMDGVENAGSVAVVATTNRPNKIDPALRRPGRFNTEVEIGVPDVDSRLQILKILVAQMNANRRGFSDEEVAEIAAKTHGYVGTDLSGLCTLSVAKAKHRAVVEGISLSDLTITMADLEAAMLEIKPSAMREIFLEMPKVYWSDIAGQEQLKLEMEEVIQLPLKGAEKLRRLRVMPPKGVLLYGPPGCSKTLTAKALATESGFNFFAIKGPEVLNKYVGETERTVRELFRKAKAAAPSIIFIDEIDELAKSRDEESSSSAASNTLITLLNEIDGVEELKGVVVVAATNKPEIIDPALIRSGRLDKHLYVAPPNFEARLQILKNCSKTFELDPNEVDLNKLAEMTEDCSGAAVSQLCRDAAICATTEDLVEGNVKWHHFKQALTRLSRDAGPEVIKPYEAFAKKRGLS; encoded by the coding sequence ATGGTCGCAAAACCTGGCAGCTCATCTTCAGgagcttcttcaaagaaGAAAGTATCTGATAGTGGCGAAAGTAGGAAATCAAGCTCAAAGAGTAGCGTTCCTACGGTATTTATTACTAGGCCAATAACCGAAAATGCCGAAAACTCATATTCGAACATAATTATTCATCCCAGTGTCATTGCGGAGTTAGGACTAGTTCCAGGTGGTATTTGCATTGTATCTAAAGAGGGCCAACGTGGTGTAGCTGCAATAGTAAAAAGTTCTGACACTTTACAGCGACCAGATGTAATTCAATTAGCCGCACCTTTAAGGTCTGTCGGGGGTATTTTGCTTGGAGATCGTGTATATCTCAAAAAGGTGATATCTCAACCAACGTATGCTACTACAGTTACGGTTGGAACAGTAGGTGGGGAAGAAATTGGCGCCAGAGACGGTAAAATAGTGCAAAAGCTACTAAACAGCGCTGGAGTAATAATGCCTGGCATGGTATTTGATTCCGTTTTATTAGATAATGGAACATTGGCAGACATTATAATTACTGATTTAGATGACGATAATACTATTTCGGAAACATTTGCACAGCTAGACATTAACAGGAAGAAGAACCCAACAGTTGATTCAATATATTTGTCAAATGTTGGAATATTCCGAAAGGATAAGACTCAATTATTCTACACTTCTGATACTGAGGCCCATAGAAAATATAGGCTTCCAATGAAGCTTGGCTATAGTTCCGTGGGCGGACTAGCAAGTGAAATACAGAAGTTAAAGGAAACAATTGAAGCGCCGTTGTACGACTACGAGTTTTACCAAGAATGTGGAGTTCAACCTCCAAGAGGTATTTTACTTCATGGACCTCCAGGAACAGGTAAAACAATGCTTCTTCGCTGCGTCGCTAATGAAAGCAATGCCCATACCCTAATTATAAATGGCCCATCTATTACCTCTAAGTATTTAGGAGAGACCGAAGAGAAGTTGAGGGCCATCTTTGACGAGGCTCGAGAATTTCAGCCTTCCATCGTTCTTATCGATGAGCTGGACTCAATAGCACCCAATAGAGATAACGATGACTCTGGAGAAGCCGAAAGTAGGGTTGTGGCAACATTGCTGACCCTTATGGATGGTGTCGAGAACGCAGGAAGTGTTGCAGTTGTAGCAACTACTAATCGTCCAAATAAGATTGACCCTGCATTGAGAAGACCAGGTAGGTTTAACACTGAAGTGGAAATTGGTGTACCTGACGTGGATTCCAGACTTCAGATCCTCAAGATACTGGTTGCTCAAATGAATGCAAATCGTCGTGGTTTttctgatgaagaagttgcAGAAATTGCCGCGAAGACACATGGTTACGTTGGAACTGACCTTAGCGGCCTTTGTACACTTTCCGTTGCCAAAGCTAAACATAGAGCTGTTGTTGAAGGCATTTCTCTTTCTGATCTAACCATAACAATGGCTGATCTTGAAGCTGCCATGTTAGAGATAAAACCAAGTGCGATGAGGGAGATATTCTTGGAGATGCCTAAGGTATATTGGTCAGATATCGCTGGTCAAGAACAATTAAAACTGGAAATGGAGGAGGTGATTCAGCTTCCACTAAAAGGAGCTGAAAAACTTCGTAGGCTTCGCGTTATGCCTCCAAAGGGTGTTTTACTGTATGGTCCACCTGGATGCTCTAAGACTCTAACAGCTAAGGCTCTTGCGACAGAATCGGGATTTAACTTCTTCGCTATAAAAGGACCAGAAGTCTTGAACAAATATGTGGGTGAAACCGAAAGGACTGTAAGAGAGCTATTCCGCAAGGCCAAAGCAGCTGCTCCTAGTATCATATTTATTGACGAGATCGATGAGTTAGCCAAAAGTAGAGATGAAGAATCAAGCTCATCTGCAGCAAGCAACACCCTTATTACATTGTTAAATGAAATAGATGGTGTAGAAGAGCTGAAAGGAGTCGTCGTGGTAGCAGCTACAAATAAACCTGAGATAATCGATCCCGCTCTAATAAGATCTGGTAGACTGGACAAGCATCTCTACGTTGCTCCACCTAACTTCGAGGCCAGATTACAGATACTAAAGAACTGCTCAAAAACTTTTGAATTGGATCCCAATGAGGTTGACTTGAATAAATTAGCAGAAATGACTGAAGACTGCTCTGGTGCTGCCGTTTCCCAACTATGTAGAGATGCTGCTATATGTGCAACTACCGAAGATCTTGTAGAAGGAAACGTTAAGTGGCACCATTTCAAACAAGCTTTGACAAGGTTATCTAGAGATGCCGGACCCGAAGTGATCAAGCCCTACGAAGCTTTTGCAAAGAAGCGTGGATTGAGCTAA
- a CDS encoding HCL219Wp (Syntenic homolog of Ashbya gossypii AER066W; Syntenic homolog of Saccharomyces cerevisiae YDL069C (CBS1)) yields the protein MFKPQTLYQRINFRFVRSYYTETPLVTPKQLWPYESLQRWKNPPERKVEADEERLRKICRVLKVSQYDLRITNINELRKCLYISKNFKVQAGPTNDDTYPLKELIYMGYSELHQKLSKWLDNLPKNMLKTNPAFTPDTGTHETAYMLIDQFLIRKKLKYLARLSKCETKILPKVRKASDVECFCCIIGYLYVCNGQTTMDRLLDETIVKPIIRRVVRLS from the coding sequence ATGTTTAAGCCGCAGACTTTATACCAGAGGATAAATTTTCGTTTTGTTCGTAGCTATTACACGGAGACACCATTGGTTACGCCGAAACAGTTATGGCCATATGAGAGCTTACAGAGGTGGAAAAATCCTCCAGAACGAAAGGTAGAGGCAGATGAGGAACGTTTAAGAAAGATATGTCGTGTATTGAAAGTCTCTCAGTATGACTTGAGGATCACAAATATTAACGAACTTCGGAAATGTTTATACATCAGCAAAAACTTCAAAGTACAGGCTGGGCCTACTAATGATGACACCTATCCATTGAAAGAACTAATTTACATGGGATATTCGGAGCTCCATCAAAAACTATCTAAATGGTTGGATAATTTGCCAAAAAACATGTTAAAAACAAATCCCGCATTTACACCAGATACGGGGACGCATGAAACTGCATATATGCTGATCGATCAGTTCCTAATTAGGAAGAAATTGAAATATCTGGCACGTTTGTCAAAATGTGAAACTAAAATCCTACCAAAAGTACGAAAAGCGAGTGATGTTGAGTGTTTCTGCTGCATTATTGGATATTTGTATGTGTGTAATGGACAGACGACCATGGATCGGCTGTTGGATGAAACCATTGTGAAGCCAATCATCAGGCGAGTGGTCAGATTATCATGA